The Cervus elaphus chromosome 12, mCerEla1.1, whole genome shotgun sequence genome includes a region encoding these proteins:
- the MLH3 gene encoding DNA mismatch repair protein Mlh3 isoform X1, with product MIKCLSLEVQARLRSGLAICSLGQCVEELALNSIDAEAKCVAVRVNMETFQVQVIDNGFGMGSDDVDKVGNRYFTSKCNSIQDLENPRFYGFRGETLASIADMASAVEISSKKNKSMKTFVKLFQNGKALKACEADLTRPSAGTTVTVYNLFYQLPVRRKCMDPRLEFEKVRQRIEALSLMHPSISFSLRNDVSGSMVLQLPKTKDICSRFCQIYGLGKSQKLREINFKYKEFELTGFISSEAHYNKNMQFLFVNKRLVLRTKLHKLIDFLLRKESIICKPKSGSASRQMNSSPRPRSNPELHGIYVINVQCQFCDYDVCLEPAKTLIEFQNWDTVLVCIQEGVKMFLKKEKLFVELSSEDIKEFSEDNDFSLFSVSLQKQVSSDEKCGQVNFQEACNNILDSYEMFNLQSKAVKRKAPVENVSTQNSRDSEAIRKETNDSFLYTYKSNGPAHCKMAESSLQNEDSACLQSRNLEQETAGASESGENKKHQKYCLEHNSPENPCGTSSAMFGSPFQTLYHFEGSGEDLEIQKVSTTVNSMDANILENNRIQNQPERFKDATEMECQPLSFETALSGEPSAQREEEKRKKPSTCGRINVFHYGQVKLCSTGFITHVVQNEQTKSTETEHLFKNYAQPGPVSAKETFGNRTLHSVETQNSKDLTSTLSKEFAQLPNESLCRTNRSYGLENKHTAAYKNFAIFRESSKKSHTGGLLPDTSSFSWGRHVSDGSKKTDKLIGPAKPIPHKKLSLNSQLGSLEKFKRQYGKVKNPLNTEVEENNTLEITTNLSPQVEPDIPLKDKNHLDNSDICEITTMKYDSNSSCQPVNHMFFSEKFPFSKEYDCLEQQMLCLTESTITPQELPHFNRKFLDVQKSPESLASKLSRLKGSERETQKMEMSHFNELPQLDSSRKDGDLSSGLTLDSCKLFKTEHKKTESDNIPMSDSVAQGNLFSKDSETYSNNNTTEKIPGNPLVLPYDHATVTSKDSDVPIASKQQIGSPDSPSRMLMSCVEDSTANQNGTCFQSEGSIARTCSGNEESNTCSLDWQQHFDVTLGRMVYINKLTGLSTFTAPTEDVRAACTKDLTTMAVDVLLENGSQYRCHPFRSDLVLPFLPRAREERPVMRQSNRATGDDAFGPESLQSLFSEWDNPVFARYPEVAVDVSSGQAESLAVKIHNILYPYRFTKEMIHSMQVLQQVDNKFIACLMSTKTEENGEAGGNLLVLVDQHAAHERIRLEQLIIDSYEKQQPQGFGRKKLLSSTVSPPLEITVTEEQRRLLRCYHKNLEDLGLEIVFPDTSDSLVLIGKVPLCFVEREASELRRGRSTVTKGIVEEFIREQVELLQTTGGIQGTLPLTVQKVLASQACHGAIKFNDGLSFEESCRLIEALSWCQLPFQCAHGRPSMLPLANIDHLEQEKQTKPNLAKLHRMAQAWHLFGKGEGCDMGQSPQASMPPCELPREQNYCL from the exons ATGATCAAATGCTTGTCACTTGAAGTACAAGCCAGATTGCGTTCTGGTTTGGCTATATGCTCCTTAGGCCAATGTGTTGAGGAGCTTGCCCTCAACAGTATTGATGCTGAAGCAAAATGTGTGGCTGTCAGGGTGAACATGGAAACCTTCCAAGTTCAAGTGATAGACAATGGATTTGGGATGGGAAGCGATGATGTAGACAAGGTGGGAAATCGTTATTTCACCAGTAAATGCAACTCCATACAGGACTTGGAGAACCCAAGGTTTTATGGTTTCCGGGGGGAGACGTTGGCCAGTATAGCTGACATGGCCAGTGCTGTGGAAATTTCATCCAAGAAAAACAAGTCAATGAAAACATTTGTGAAACTGTTTCAAAATGGGAAAGCCCTGAAAGCTTGTGAAGCTGACTTAACTCGACCAAGTGCGGGGACAACAGTCACTGTATATAACCTGTTTTATCAATTACCTGTTAGGAGGAAATGCATGGATCCTAGACTGGAGTTTGAGAAGGTTAGGCAGAGGATAGAAGCTCTGTCACTCATGCAcccttccatttctttctctttgagaaATGATGTTTCTGGCTCCATGGTTCTTCAACTCCCTAAAACCAAAGACATATGTTCCCGGTTTTGTCAAATTTATGGACTGGGTAAGTCCCAAAAgttaagagaaataaattttaaatacaaggAGTTTGAGCTTACTGGCTTTATCAGCTCTGAAGCACATTATAATAAGAATATGCAGTTTTTGTTTGTGAACAAGAGGTTAGTTTTAAGGACAAAGTTGCATAAACTCATTGACTTTTTATTAAGGAAAGAAAGTATTATATGCAAACCAAAGAGTGGTTCTGCCAGTAGGCAAATGAATTCAAGTCCTCGGCCTCGGTCTAACCCAGAACTCCATGGTATCTATGTAATCAATGTGCAGTGCCAGTTCTGTGACTATGATGTGTGCCTGGAACCAGCAAAAACCCTGATTGAGTTTCAGAACTGGGATACTGTTTTGGTTTGCATTCAGGAAggagtaaaaatgtttttaaagaaagaaaaattatttgtggAATTATCAAGTGAGGACATTAAGGAATTTAGTGAAGATAATGATTTTAGTTTATTTAGTGTCAGTCTTCAGAAGCAAGTGTCCTCTGATGAGAAGTGTGGCCAGGTCAATTTCCAAGAAGCATGTAATAATATTTTGGATTCCTACGAGATGTTCAACTTGCAgtcaaaagctgtgaaaagaaaagctcCTGTAGAAAACGTAAGCACACAGAATTCTAGGGATTCAGAAGCTATCAGGAAAGAGACAAATGATTCATTTTTGTACACTTACAAATCCAATGGGCCAGCCCATTGTAAAATGGCAGAGTCATCTTTGCAAAATGAAGACAGTGCTTGCTTACAGTCAAGGAACTTAGAACAAGAGACAGCTGGAGCATCAGAATCGGGAGAAAATAAGAAACATCAAAAATATTGCTTGGAACATAATTCTCCAGAAAATCCATGTGGAACCAGTTCAGCAATGTTTGGAAGTCCTTTTCAGACATTATATCACTTTGAGGGGAGTGGAGAAGATCTAGAAATACAGAAAGTAAGTACTACTGTTAATAGCATGGATGCCAACATcctggaaaataatagaattcagaATCAACCAGAGAGATTTAAAGATGCTACTGAAATGGAATGCCAACCTCTGTCTTTTGAGACAGCATTATCAGGAGAACCTAGTgctcagagagaggaagagaaaaggaaaaaacctagTACTTGCGGaagaataaatgtttttcattatGGACAAGTTAAATTATGTTCCACTGGCTTCATAACTCATGTGGTACAAAATGAGCAAACTAAATCAACTGAAAcagaacatttatttaaaaattatgctcAACCTGGTCCTGTGAGTGCCAAAGAAACATTTGGAAATAGAACACTCCATTCAGTTGAGACTCAAAACAGCAAAGATTTAACCAGCACTTTAAGTAAAGAATTTGCTCAACTGCCCAACGAAAGTCTCTGCAGAACAAATCGAAGTTATGGGCTAGAGAACAAACATACAGCAGCTTAtaaaaattttgctatttttcgGGAAAGTAGTAAAAAATCACACACAGGTGGCTTATTACCTGACACATCCTCTTTCTCTTGGGGTAGACATGTTTCAGATGGTAGTAAGAAAACAGACAAGTTGATTGGTCCTGCCAAACCCATACCTCATAAGAAGCTAAGCTTAAATTCACAGCTAGGATCTTTAGAGAAGTTTAAGAGGCAATATGGGAAGGTTAAAAATCCtctgaatactgaagtggaagaaaataatactttAGAAATCACTACCAATCTCAGTCCTCAGGTTGAACCTGACATCCcattgaaagacaaaaaccacttAGACAACTCTGATATCTGTGAAATCACTACTATGAAATATGATTCCAATAGTAGCTGTCAACCAGTAAATCACATGTTTTTTTCAGAAAAGTTTCCATTCTCCAAGGAATATGATTGTTTGGAACAACAGATGCTTTGCTTAACAGAAAGCACTATAACTCCACAGGAGTTACCTCATTTTAACAGGAAATTTTTGGATGTTCAGAAGTCGCCTGAATCACTAGCCTCTAAATTATCCAGATTGAAGGGTTCCGAAAGAGAGACTCAAAAGATGGAGATGAGTCATTTTAATGAATTGCCACAATTAGATTCCAGTAGGAAAGATGGTGACTTGTCCAGTGGGTTAACCCTAGATTCTTGTAAGTTATTTAAAACTGAgcataaaaaaacagaaagtgacAACATCCCAATGTCAGACTCTGTCGCACAAGGTAATCTCTTCAGTAAAGACAGTGAAACATATTCTAACAACAATACCACTGAGAAGATACCAGGAAATCCTTTGGTACTGCCCTATGACCATGCTACAGTTACCAGTAAGGATTCAGATGTTCCTATAGCTTCAAAACAACAGATTGGAAGTCCTGACTCTCCGAGTAGAATGTTAATGAGTTGCGTGGAAGATTCCACAGCTAACCAAAATGGAACTTGTTTTCAGAGTGAGGGATCCATAGCAAGAACTTGTTCTGGAAATGAAGAGTCCAACACTTGTTCTTTGGATTGGCAGCAGCATTTTGATGTAACTCTGGGAAGAATGGTTTACATCAACAAACTAACAGGACTTAGTACATTCACTGCTCCTACTGAGGATGTTCGGGCTGCTTGTACTAAAGACCTGACAACTATGGCTGTGGATGTTCTGCTGGAGAATG gATCTCAGTACAGGTGTCATCCCTTTAGAAGCGACcttgttcttcctttccttcctagAGCTCGGGAAGAGAGGCCTGTGATGAGACAGAGTAACAGAG CTACTGGGGACGATGCCTTTGGTCCTGAATCGCTTCAGTCTTTGTTCTCAGAATGGGACAATCCAGTATTTGCTCGTTATCCAGAG GTTGCTGTTGACGTAAGCAGCGGCCAAGCTGAGAGCCTAGCAGTTAAAATTCACAACATCTTGTATCCTTATCGTTTCACCAAAGAAATGATTCACTCAATGCAG GTTCTCCAGCAAGTGGATAACAAGTTTATTGCCTGTTTAATGAGCACTAAGACTGAAGAGAATGGTGAGGCAG GTGGAAACCTGCTAGTCTTGGTGGACCAGCACGCTGCCCACGAGCGAATCCGATTGGAGCAGCTGATCATTG ATTCCTATGAGAAGCAACAGCCACAAGGCTTTGGTCGAAAAAAATTACTGTCTTCCACTGTAAGTCCTCCACTAGAGATAACAGTAACAGAGGAACAAAGGAGACTCTTACG GTGTTACCACAAAAATCTTGAAGATCTGGGCCTTGAAATTGTATTTCCAGACACCAGTGATTCACTGGTCCTCATAGGAAAAGTACCACTCTGTTTTGTAGAAAGAGAAGCCAGTGAACTTCGAAGAGGAAGATCTACTGTGACCAAGGGCATTGTGGAG GAGTTTATTCGAGAACAAGTGGAG CTACTCCAGACCACAGGAGGCATCCAAGGGACTTTGCCACTGACCGTCCAGAAGGTGTTGGCATCCCAAGCCTGCCATG gGGCCATTAAGTTTAATGATGGCCTGAGCTTCGAGGAGAGCTGTCGCCTTATTGAAGCGCTGTCCTGGTGCCAGCTGCCGTTCCAGTGTGCTCACGGCAGGCCCTCCATGCTGCCGTTAGCTAACATCGACCACTTGGAGCAGGAAAAACAG ACTAAACCCAATCTTGCTAAACTTCACAGAATGGCTCAGGCCTGGCATCTCTTTGGAAAAGGAGAAGGATGTGATATGGGGCAAAGCCCGCAGGCATCCATGCCTCCTTGTGAGCTGCCAAGAGAACAGAATTACTGTCTGTAA
- the MLH3 gene encoding DNA mismatch repair protein Mlh3 isoform X2, which produces MLAGSRVHEPHVYEPHQPASARPASQAAIISSQKREPLPGILTSFLPAMIKCLSLEVQARLRSGLAICSLGQCVEELALNSIDAEAKCVAVRVNMETFQVQVIDNGFGMGSDDVDKVGNRYFTSKCNSIQDLENPRFYGFRGETLASIADMASAVEISSKKNKSMKTFVKLFQNGKALKACEADLTRPSAGTTVTVYNLFYQLPVRRKCMDPRLEFEKVRQRIEALSLMHPSISFSLRNDVSGSMVLQLPKTKDICSRFCQIYGLGKSQKLREINFKYKEFELTGFISSEAHYNKNMQFLFVNKRLVLRTKLHKLIDFLLRKESIICKPKSGSASRQMNSSPRPRSNPELHGIYVINVQCQFCDYDVCLEPAKTLIEFQNWDTVLVCIQEGVKMFLKKEKLFVELSSEDIKEFSEDNDFSLFSVSLQKQVSSDEKCGQVNFQEACNNILDSYEMFNLQSKAVKRKAPVENVSTQNSRDSEAIRKETNDSFLYTYKSNGPAHCKMAESSLQNEDSACLQSRNLEQETAGASESGENKKHQKYCLEHNSPENPCGTSSAMFGSPFQTLYHFEGSGEDLEIQKVSTTVNSMDANILENNRIQNQPERFKDATEMECQPLSFETALSGEPSAQREEEKRKKPSTCGRINVFHYGQVKLCSTGFITHVVQNEQTKSTETEHLFKNYAQPGPVSAKETFGNRTLHSVETQNSKDLTSTLSKEFAQLPNESLCRTNRSYGLENKHTAAYKNFAIFRESSKKSHTGGLLPDTSSFSWGRHVSDGSKKTDKLIGPAKPIPHKKLSLNSQLGSLEKFKRQYGKVKNPLNTEVEENNTLEITTNLSPQVEPDIPLKDKNHLDNSDICEITTMKYDSNSSCQPVNHMFFSEKFPFSKEYDCLEQQMLCLTESTITPQELPHFNRKFLDVQKSPESLASKLSRLKGSERETQKMEMSHFNELPQLDSSRKDGDLSSGLTLDSCKLFKTEHKKTESDNIPMSDSVAQGNLFSKDSETYSNNNTTEKIPGNPLVLPYDHATVTSKDSDVPIASKQQIGSPDSPSRMLMSCVEDSTANQNGTCFQSEGSIARTCSGNEESNTCSLDWQQHFDVTLGRMVYINKLTGLSTFTAPTEDVRAACTKDLTTMAVDVLLENGSQYRCHPFRSDLVLPFLPRAREERPVMRQSNRATGDDAFGPESLQSLFSEWDNPVFARYPEVAVDVSSGQAESLAVKIHNILYPYRFTKEMIHSMQVLQQVDNKFIACLMSTKTEENGEAGGNLLVLVDQHAAHERIRLEQLIIDSYEKQQPQGFGRKKLLSSTVSPPLEITVTEEQRRLLRCYHKNLEDLGLEIVFPDTSDSLVLIGKVPLCFVEREASELRRGRSTVTKGIVEEFIREQVELLQTTGGIQGTLPLTVQKVLASQACHGAIKFNDGLSFEESCRLIEALSWCQLPFQCAHGRPSMLPLANIDHLEQEKQTKPNLAKLHRMAQAWHLFGKGEGCDMGQSPQASMPPCELPREQNYCL; this is translated from the exons ATGCTCGCGGGCTCGCGCGTGCACGAGCCTCACGTGTACGAGCCACACCAGCCAGCGAGCGCGCGCCCGGCGTCCCAAGCG GCAATTATTTCCAGTCAGAAAAGGGAACCACTGCCTGGCATTCTCACCAGCTTTCTACCTGCCATGATCAAATGCTTGTCACTTGAAGTACAAGCCAGATTGCGTTCTGGTTTGGCTATATGCTCCTTAGGCCAATGTGTTGAGGAGCTTGCCCTCAACAGTATTGATGCTGAAGCAAAATGTGTGGCTGTCAGGGTGAACATGGAAACCTTCCAAGTTCAAGTGATAGACAATGGATTTGGGATGGGAAGCGATGATGTAGACAAGGTGGGAAATCGTTATTTCACCAGTAAATGCAACTCCATACAGGACTTGGAGAACCCAAGGTTTTATGGTTTCCGGGGGGAGACGTTGGCCAGTATAGCTGACATGGCCAGTGCTGTGGAAATTTCATCCAAGAAAAACAAGTCAATGAAAACATTTGTGAAACTGTTTCAAAATGGGAAAGCCCTGAAAGCTTGTGAAGCTGACTTAACTCGACCAAGTGCGGGGACAACAGTCACTGTATATAACCTGTTTTATCAATTACCTGTTAGGAGGAAATGCATGGATCCTAGACTGGAGTTTGAGAAGGTTAGGCAGAGGATAGAAGCTCTGTCACTCATGCAcccttccatttctttctctttgagaaATGATGTTTCTGGCTCCATGGTTCTTCAACTCCCTAAAACCAAAGACATATGTTCCCGGTTTTGTCAAATTTATGGACTGGGTAAGTCCCAAAAgttaagagaaataaattttaaatacaaggAGTTTGAGCTTACTGGCTTTATCAGCTCTGAAGCACATTATAATAAGAATATGCAGTTTTTGTTTGTGAACAAGAGGTTAGTTTTAAGGACAAAGTTGCATAAACTCATTGACTTTTTATTAAGGAAAGAAAGTATTATATGCAAACCAAAGAGTGGTTCTGCCAGTAGGCAAATGAATTCAAGTCCTCGGCCTCGGTCTAACCCAGAACTCCATGGTATCTATGTAATCAATGTGCAGTGCCAGTTCTGTGACTATGATGTGTGCCTGGAACCAGCAAAAACCCTGATTGAGTTTCAGAACTGGGATACTGTTTTGGTTTGCATTCAGGAAggagtaaaaatgtttttaaagaaagaaaaattatttgtggAATTATCAAGTGAGGACATTAAGGAATTTAGTGAAGATAATGATTTTAGTTTATTTAGTGTCAGTCTTCAGAAGCAAGTGTCCTCTGATGAGAAGTGTGGCCAGGTCAATTTCCAAGAAGCATGTAATAATATTTTGGATTCCTACGAGATGTTCAACTTGCAgtcaaaagctgtgaaaagaaaagctcCTGTAGAAAACGTAAGCACACAGAATTCTAGGGATTCAGAAGCTATCAGGAAAGAGACAAATGATTCATTTTTGTACACTTACAAATCCAATGGGCCAGCCCATTGTAAAATGGCAGAGTCATCTTTGCAAAATGAAGACAGTGCTTGCTTACAGTCAAGGAACTTAGAACAAGAGACAGCTGGAGCATCAGAATCGGGAGAAAATAAGAAACATCAAAAATATTGCTTGGAACATAATTCTCCAGAAAATCCATGTGGAACCAGTTCAGCAATGTTTGGAAGTCCTTTTCAGACATTATATCACTTTGAGGGGAGTGGAGAAGATCTAGAAATACAGAAAGTAAGTACTACTGTTAATAGCATGGATGCCAACATcctggaaaataatagaattcagaATCAACCAGAGAGATTTAAAGATGCTACTGAAATGGAATGCCAACCTCTGTCTTTTGAGACAGCATTATCAGGAGAACCTAGTgctcagagagaggaagagaaaaggaaaaaacctagTACTTGCGGaagaataaatgtttttcattatGGACAAGTTAAATTATGTTCCACTGGCTTCATAACTCATGTGGTACAAAATGAGCAAACTAAATCAACTGAAAcagaacatttatttaaaaattatgctcAACCTGGTCCTGTGAGTGCCAAAGAAACATTTGGAAATAGAACACTCCATTCAGTTGAGACTCAAAACAGCAAAGATTTAACCAGCACTTTAAGTAAAGAATTTGCTCAACTGCCCAACGAAAGTCTCTGCAGAACAAATCGAAGTTATGGGCTAGAGAACAAACATACAGCAGCTTAtaaaaattttgctatttttcgGGAAAGTAGTAAAAAATCACACACAGGTGGCTTATTACCTGACACATCCTCTTTCTCTTGGGGTAGACATGTTTCAGATGGTAGTAAGAAAACAGACAAGTTGATTGGTCCTGCCAAACCCATACCTCATAAGAAGCTAAGCTTAAATTCACAGCTAGGATCTTTAGAGAAGTTTAAGAGGCAATATGGGAAGGTTAAAAATCCtctgaatactgaagtggaagaaaataatactttAGAAATCACTACCAATCTCAGTCCTCAGGTTGAACCTGACATCCcattgaaagacaaaaaccacttAGACAACTCTGATATCTGTGAAATCACTACTATGAAATATGATTCCAATAGTAGCTGTCAACCAGTAAATCACATGTTTTTTTCAGAAAAGTTTCCATTCTCCAAGGAATATGATTGTTTGGAACAACAGATGCTTTGCTTAACAGAAAGCACTATAACTCCACAGGAGTTACCTCATTTTAACAGGAAATTTTTGGATGTTCAGAAGTCGCCTGAATCACTAGCCTCTAAATTATCCAGATTGAAGGGTTCCGAAAGAGAGACTCAAAAGATGGAGATGAGTCATTTTAATGAATTGCCACAATTAGATTCCAGTAGGAAAGATGGTGACTTGTCCAGTGGGTTAACCCTAGATTCTTGTAAGTTATTTAAAACTGAgcataaaaaaacagaaagtgacAACATCCCAATGTCAGACTCTGTCGCACAAGGTAATCTCTTCAGTAAAGACAGTGAAACATATTCTAACAACAATACCACTGAGAAGATACCAGGAAATCCTTTGGTACTGCCCTATGACCATGCTACAGTTACCAGTAAGGATTCAGATGTTCCTATAGCTTCAAAACAACAGATTGGAAGTCCTGACTCTCCGAGTAGAATGTTAATGAGTTGCGTGGAAGATTCCACAGCTAACCAAAATGGAACTTGTTTTCAGAGTGAGGGATCCATAGCAAGAACTTGTTCTGGAAATGAAGAGTCCAACACTTGTTCTTTGGATTGGCAGCAGCATTTTGATGTAACTCTGGGAAGAATGGTTTACATCAACAAACTAACAGGACTTAGTACATTCACTGCTCCTACTGAGGATGTTCGGGCTGCTTGTACTAAAGACCTGACAACTATGGCTGTGGATGTTCTGCTGGAGAATG gATCTCAGTACAGGTGTCATCCCTTTAGAAGCGACcttgttcttcctttccttcctagAGCTCGGGAAGAGAGGCCTGTGATGAGACAGAGTAACAGAG CTACTGGGGACGATGCCTTTGGTCCTGAATCGCTTCAGTCTTTGTTCTCAGAATGGGACAATCCAGTATTTGCTCGTTATCCAGAG GTTGCTGTTGACGTAAGCAGCGGCCAAGCTGAGAGCCTAGCAGTTAAAATTCACAACATCTTGTATCCTTATCGTTTCACCAAAGAAATGATTCACTCAATGCAG GTTCTCCAGCAAGTGGATAACAAGTTTATTGCCTGTTTAATGAGCACTAAGACTGAAGAGAATGGTGAGGCAG GTGGAAACCTGCTAGTCTTGGTGGACCAGCACGCTGCCCACGAGCGAATCCGATTGGAGCAGCTGATCATTG ATTCCTATGAGAAGCAACAGCCACAAGGCTTTGGTCGAAAAAAATTACTGTCTTCCACTGTAAGTCCTCCACTAGAGATAACAGTAACAGAGGAACAAAGGAGACTCTTACG GTGTTACCACAAAAATCTTGAAGATCTGGGCCTTGAAATTGTATTTCCAGACACCAGTGATTCACTGGTCCTCATAGGAAAAGTACCACTCTGTTTTGTAGAAAGAGAAGCCAGTGAACTTCGAAGAGGAAGATCTACTGTGACCAAGGGCATTGTGGAG GAGTTTATTCGAGAACAAGTGGAG CTACTCCAGACCACAGGAGGCATCCAAGGGACTTTGCCACTGACCGTCCAGAAGGTGTTGGCATCCCAAGCCTGCCATG gGGCCATTAAGTTTAATGATGGCCTGAGCTTCGAGGAGAGCTGTCGCCTTATTGAAGCGCTGTCCTGGTGCCAGCTGCCGTTCCAGTGTGCTCACGGCAGGCCCTCCATGCTGCCGTTAGCTAACATCGACCACTTGGAGCAGGAAAAACAG ACTAAACCCAATCTTGCTAAACTTCACAGAATGGCTCAGGCCTGGCATCTCTTTGGAAAAGGAGAAGGATGTGATATGGGGCAAAGCCCGCAGGCATCCATGCCTCCTTGTGAGCTGCCAAGAGAACAGAATTACTGTCTGTAA
- the MLH3 gene encoding DNA mismatch repair protein Mlh3 isoform X3, whose product MSTKTEENGEAGGNLLVLVDQHAAHERIRLEQLIIDSYEKQQPQGFGRKKLLSSTVSPPLEITVTEEQRRLLRCYHKNLEDLGLEIVFPDTSDSLVLIGKVPLCFVEREASELRRGRSTVTKGIVEEFIREQVELLQTTGGIQGTLPLTVQKVLASQACHGAIKFNDGLSFEESCRLIEALSWCQLPFQCAHGRPSMLPLANIDHLEQEKQTKPNLAKLHRMAQAWHLFGKGEGCDMGQSPQASMPPCELPREQNYCL is encoded by the exons ATGAGCACTAAGACTGAAGAGAATGGTGAGGCAG GTGGAAACCTGCTAGTCTTGGTGGACCAGCACGCTGCCCACGAGCGAATCCGATTGGAGCAGCTGATCATTG ATTCCTATGAGAAGCAACAGCCACAAGGCTTTGGTCGAAAAAAATTACTGTCTTCCACTGTAAGTCCTCCACTAGAGATAACAGTAACAGAGGAACAAAGGAGACTCTTACG GTGTTACCACAAAAATCTTGAAGATCTGGGCCTTGAAATTGTATTTCCAGACACCAGTGATTCACTGGTCCTCATAGGAAAAGTACCACTCTGTTTTGTAGAAAGAGAAGCCAGTGAACTTCGAAGAGGAAGATCTACTGTGACCAAGGGCATTGTGGAG GAGTTTATTCGAGAACAAGTGGAG CTACTCCAGACCACAGGAGGCATCCAAGGGACTTTGCCACTGACCGTCCAGAAGGTGTTGGCATCCCAAGCCTGCCATG gGGCCATTAAGTTTAATGATGGCCTGAGCTTCGAGGAGAGCTGTCGCCTTATTGAAGCGCTGTCCTGGTGCCAGCTGCCGTTCCAGTGTGCTCACGGCAGGCCCTCCATGCTGCCGTTAGCTAACATCGACCACTTGGAGCAGGAAAAACAG ACTAAACCCAATCTTGCTAAACTTCACAGAATGGCTCAGGCCTGGCATCTCTTTGGAAAAGGAGAAGGATGTGATATGGGGCAAAGCCCGCAGGCATCCATGCCTCCTTGTGAGCTGCCAAGAGAACAGAATTACTGTCTGTAA